A genomic segment from Capra hircus breed San Clemente chromosome 15, ASM170441v1, whole genome shotgun sequence encodes:
- the LOC102189501 gene encoding olfactory receptor 52A1-like, translating to MGSTNMSYLNPKTVILIGIPGLEHVQFWIGFPFFSVCLVALLGNVILIIIIATERSLHQPMYIFLAVMAATDLGLCAAIAPKMLAIFWFGSHSMAFEACLTQLFFIHALQGMESGILLAMAFDRYIAICDPLRHASIFTPLFLVQMVLMVAIRTTVLVGILPILLKRLHIFQSVVIAHSYCKHMAVVKLAAEDVHINKSYGLFVAFAILGFDLIFVFISYILIFRAVSHLPQKEARFKAFNTCTSHIVIFLEFYILAFFSFFSHRFGHVSPYTHIFLSTIYLLVPPALNPIVYGVKTMEIRRRVSQICIMEHDSW from the coding sequence ATGGGATCTACTAACATGTCATATCTGAACCCGAAGACAGTGATTCTGATTGGGATCCCTGGACTAGAGCATGTGCAGTTTTGGATTGGATTTCCCTTTTTTAGTGTGtgcctggtggctctgctggGGAATGTCATTTTAATAATCATTATTGCAACAGAACGCAGTCTTCACCAACCCATGTACATCTTCTTGGCAGTGATGGCAGCCACTGACCTAGGACTCTGTGCAGCCATTGCTCCCAAGATGTTGGCTATCTTCTGGTTTGGCTCCCATTCCATGGCTTTTGAGGCTTGCCTCACCCAACTCTTCTTCATCCACGCTTTGCAGGGCATGGAATCTGGCATACTGTTAGCCATGGCCTTTGACCGCTATATTGCCATCTGTGATCCTCTGAGGCATGCATCCATCTTCACGCCTCTCTTTCTAGTCCAGATGGTACTGATGGTGGCAATTCGGACAACAGTGCTTGTTGGGATTTTACCCATTCTACTAAAACGACTGCACATTTTCCAATCGGTGGTTATTGCCCATTCCTATTGCAAGCACATGGCTGTGGTCAAGTTGGCTGCGGAAGATGTCCACATTAACAAATCATATGGGCTTTTTGTGGCCTTTGCAATTCTGGGTTTTGACCTGatttttgtcttcatttcatACATTCTTATTTTTCGAGCTGTTTCTCATCTTCCTCAGAAGGAGGCACGATTCAAAGCATTCAATACCTGCACTTCCCATATTGTCATCTTCCTAGAGTTTTATatccttgcttttttttccttcttcagccACCGTTTTGGACATGTATCACCCTATACTCATATATTCTTATCTACGATTTATCTGCTTGTTCCCCCTGCCCTTAACCCCATTGTCTATGGTGTGAAGACCATGGAGATCCGCAGACGAGTTTCTCAGATTTGTATTATGGAGCATGACTCCTGGTAG